The sequence below is a genomic window from Candidatus Sungiibacteriota bacterium.
GGAACCGTTCCGCTTTCCTGGCCGTGGCTTTTGGCGATAGCGGGAGTGGGGCTTCTTAATATGGCCGCGGTTGAGTTGGGGAAGTGGATTTTTAGGTCAAGGCCCGCCTCATGACACTTTCTATTTTATTATTTATTGCAGGTTTCTACGTGCTCGTAAGGGGAGCGAATTTTCTCGTTGATGGCGCTTCATCCATAGCCAGGCTTTTTCATATTTCAAATTTTGTAGTGGGGCTTGTTATTGTCGGTATCGGCACATCCATTCCCGAGTTTGCGATATCTTTTATTGCCAATCTTACGGGGGCGAGCGATATTGGTTTCGGTACTATCGTGGGAAGCAATACCTTCAACATCTTTTTTATTTTGGGCCTTACGGCCGCCGCCTTTACACTTCGCCTACATCCGATATGGGTTGAGCGCGACCTCAAGTGGAATATGCTTGCCGTAGCAACTGCTGTTATTTTTGCATTTTCTCTGGGAAATGGCGGTATTTCCAGACTCGAGGCGGCGGTGATGCTGGGTTTGTTTCTTCTTTGGCTCTACGTAACGATTAAAAAAACAAATAATGTTGTTGATGACGAGAAGCCGATTCGCGTGATAGCTTTTCCGTTAGCATTCGGACTTATGCTTGCGGGTCTTTTGGGGATATTTCTTGGCGGTAAGTGGGTGGTTGACGGGGCGGAGGTCCTGGCGCGCGCTTTGGGCATGAGTGAAGCGCTTATTGGTTTAACTGTTGTTGGTTTGGGCACTTCGCTGCCGGAGTTAGCCGTTACCTTTGTGGCTGCTTACCGCGATCGGCCCGGAATTGCTATTGGCAATATCATTGGATCTAACATTTTTGATTTTCTTGTGATTCTTGGCGTTTCTGCTCTCGCGCGTCCTGTTTTCGTAGCGCCCGGATTTTTCACTGATGCCGTAATCACTCTTCTTGCTTCAGCCCTTCTTTACGGCTTTATGTTTGTGGGCACCCCTTATATACTTAAACGTTGGCAGGGACTAGTGTTCGTCTTTCTCTATATTGTTTACCTATTTTATATAATTGGTAGAGGATAATATGTCATCAAGCCGACAAAAAACTCAAACTGCAACTTCGCGTTCTGCCGCTGGGGATCAGAAGTCGCGTCATGCCATGGAAGAATTTGGTCCCTGAAAGGGCGGATTTATTTTCTGTCCGCACGGCGAGGCGGTCTACTATAAAAAATCGTGGCATCACATAGAAAAATTTTTCAGAAACCCGCCGAATTTTAAAAAAGACAGTGCAGTTAAATCTAAACTTTGTCCGGCGCACGAGATGATAAAAAACAAACAATACGAAGGCGAGGTGGTTGTTAAAAATGTACCTCCAAATTTCAGGAAAGAACTCTTGAATCTTATTGAAAATATGGGAGAGCGCGCAATGCGCCGCGATGTTTTGGACAGAGTTTTAGATTTAAGATTTAAGGATAAAGATTTAAGAATCACGACCTCTGAAAATCAGCTTGCCCAAAAAATCGCCCTCAAGATTCAGGAAGTTTTTAAAAATAAGATAGAGAAAAAGATTCGTCGGGGGAAAGAAGGAGGGGTGTCCAGCGTCCTTGTTGACTTTTTATAAAGAGTCCGGTAGCCTACAGACAGGTTCTTTTATCCGAGGTTTGAGATGCGAAAACTTCTATCAATATTTTTGGCTGTTGCGCTTTTTGCGGCACCTTCTTTAGGAGAAGCTAGGTCCCTTGAGCTTCGTGCATACGAGTTTTACGAAAATGTAGTTAACGGTGACTATGATGACGTCTGGGATATGTTGACGACAGCGATTCAGCAGGATATCTCACAAGAAGATTTTATCCGTGAGCTTGAAGCGTTCTTTGAAGAAACGGATTTTAACTACGACAACCTGGAAATTGTAGAACAAAGGGGAAATTACGCTGTCACGGAGGCAATAGTAACCCTGTCCTCAGAAAAATTTTATAAATCATTCTGTGAGAAGACGCTGTGGGTGCGGCGGGGAAATAGTTGGTATGTTGCTGACGCAAACTTAAGGTGTGATTACGACCCATTGGCCGGCAGATAGGTTATTAGTAAGGCCGCAGTGCGGCCTTTTTTGTTTCCCCCAAGTGATCATTTCCTAAATCTTTAAAAGTCACTATTCTTTCTTCCTTCTCTAATTCGCGCGAATAGGCGAATAATGGCGCGGTATATTTCGCATGCCGCACCGGGTTTGCTCTGGTCAAGTTCCTGACTACGTTAAGGATTTATAATTAAAACATCGGCCGCTAGGCCGATTTTTGGTTGGAGATACGCATACATTTCCAGATTTCCCAAAGAGTAGCAATGGTAAATATTATATTTAGGGCGAGAAACGGCAGCGACCCCACGCGATATGCGTAAAACGCCATCAGCACTCCTCCTGTAGTAAAAAATGTATTCCCGAGTGTGGTTTGCGCAAACGGAATGCCGAGCCCCAGTCCCACGATAGCAGCTACACCGAGCCATCTTAGCTGAGAGTCAATACTGCCGCCTGAGTACATACTTAAAATAGTCAGTATTGCGAAGAAGATAACCGTTGCAGCACTATCTGGATTCTTCCTTGCGCCCATGAAGGAAGCAACCAGTATGATTGTCTGCCCTCCTATAAATATAGGATCTCCTCCAAAAACAGCAAAGGACCAGAGCATGATGCCGCCAATAAGAAATAGCCACGCCTGACGTTTTTTATCAAGAATACCCCATGTTAAAACCAAGAGCCCTGTATAAGCGAGAAGGTTAAAAACCGCGCTCCACAAAGAAGTAAAACCCAATACCGCCTGCCAATTGGGCATTATAACCCCTTAGATTATTGTTTTTGTGCTGAAGTTACGTTATCATTTCATCATTATAAATGTCAATCTTTTATGAGAGTTATTGCTGACTTACATATTCATTCCCCTTACGCCCGCGCCGTATCTAAAGATATGACTTTGGAGAATTTGGATTTTTGGGCAGGGCTTAAAGGAATTACCGTAATGGGAACAGGAGATTTTACGCACCCGCAATGGATACGCGAGATTAAAACAAAACTGGAA
It includes:
- a CDS encoding calcium/sodium antiporter: MTLSILLFIAGFYVLVRGANFLVDGASSIARLFHISNFVVGLVIVGIGTSIPEFAISFIANLTGASDIGFGTIVGSNTFNIFFILGLTAAAFTLRLHPIWVERDLKWNMLAVATAVIFAFSLGNGGISRLEAAVMLGLFLLWLYVTIKKTNNVVDDEKPIRVIAFPLAFGLMLAGLLGIFLGGKWVVDGAEVLARALGMSEALIGLTVVGLGTSLPELAVTFVAAYRDRPGIAIGNIIGSNIFDFLVILGVSALARPVFVAPGFFTDAVITLLASALLYGFMFVGTPYILKRWQGLVFVFLYIVYLFYIIGRG